NNNNNNNNNNNNNNNNNNNNNNNNNNNNNNNNNNNNNNNNNNNNNNNNNNNNNNNNNNNNNNNNNNNNNNNNNNNNNNNNNNNNNNNNNNNNNNNNNNNNNNNNNNNNNNNNNNNNNNNNNNNNNNNNNNNNNNNNNNNNNNNNNNNNNNNNNNNNNNNNNNNNNNNNNNNNNNNNNNNNNNNNNNNNNNNNNNNNNNNNNNNNNNNNNNNNNNNNNNNNNNNNNNNNNNNNNNNNNNNNNNNNNNNNNNNNNNNNNNNNNNNNNNNNNNNNNNNNNNNNNNNNNNNNNNNNNNNNNNNNNNNNNNNNNNNNNNNNNNNNNNNNNNNNNNNNNNNNNNNNNNNNNNNNNNNNNNNNNNNNNNNNNNNNNNNNNNNNNNNNNNNNNNNNNNNNNNNNNNNNNNNNNNNNNNNNNNNNNNNNNNNNNNNNNNNNNNNNNNNNNNNNNNNNNNNNNNNNNNNNNNNNNNNNNNNNNNNNNNNNNNNNNNNNNNNNNNNNNNNNNNNNNNNNNNNNNNNNNNNNNNNNNNNNNNNNNNNNNNNNNNNNNNNNNNNNNNNNNNNNNNNNNNNNNNNNNNNNNNNNNNNNNNNNNNNNNNNNNNNNNNNNNNNNNNNNNNNNNNNNNNNNNNNNNNNNNNNNNNNNNNNNNNNNNNNNNNNNNNNNNNNNNNNNNNNNNNNNNNNNNNNNNNNNNNNNNNNNNNNNNNNNNNNNNNNNNNNNNNNNNNNNNNNNNNNNNNNNNNNNNNNNNNNNNNNNNNNNNNNNNNNNNNNNNNNNNNNNNNNNNNNNNNNNNNNNNNNNNNNNNNNNNNNNNNNNNNNNNNNNNNNNNNNNNNNNNNNNNNNNNNNNNNNNNNNNNNNNNNNNNNNNNNNNNNNNNNNNNNNNNNNNNNNNNNNNNNNNNNNNNNNNNNNNNNNNNNNNNNNNNNNNNNNNNNNNNNNNNNNNNNNNNNNNNNNNNNNNNNNNNNNNNNNNNNNNNNNNNNNNNNNNNNNGATCTCCTTTTCTAAACGAGAATGTGTGGGAGACGATCGACCCATATGGATCGAATGTGGGCCTGATTGATGCTGGGACCGCTGCTTTCCTTCAAACTCCTAGTAGTTCTCAAGGAGATCATGCGAACGAAGGATCTGTAGAACCGACTGGAAGAGAGCTCGGGGAATTGCCTCTTCAAGAAGGTGGGATCATTGGCGAGGTCGTAAGGCTCGAGGATACGACCGTTGCATCTGCTTCGGATCCGACTACGCTCTCCACCAGCCTCGTTGTGAATGAAGATCCGCTGGTCCCGGTTCTTGGGACTAGTGTCGAGACGGAGACAGAGCCTGTTAATCTACTTGAACTCTCAGACTCTTCGACTGAAGAAGAGGGTGACGCACAATTGGAGAAGACCGAATCCGGCTTAGTTGGTAGCCCGCAAAATGAAGAGGGAGCGGTTGACGAAACTAATAGTCTACCGGTTCTGCCAGCGAACGCGACTGGGGAGGCTTCGGATCGGCTCACTGCTCAGGTCGTCGAGGGGGGCTCCGACCGTGTCGAGGACTAGTTTAATATGTTGTTGTTGTTTCCTTTAGACTTTTGGTTTTTAGCCCTCGGAGGCTTTTGTTGATGTAATATCTGGATTTATTTTGCTTTTGCGGCTATCCGTTGTTTCAGACTTTCAGTAAGTTTATCTTCCTTAGAAGTTATTTCTGAAACAGAGTTTAGTCGTGAGATATAGTTTCGTGGACTCGAGAATGCAAGTTAGCCTTCGACGAGTCGCTGAAACCTATTTTGAATGTTGGGTTTAAACGATTTCGGTTTGGCAATCTGGTCGACGTCTTGAATTAAACCGAAGAGTCGATGACTCGGCTTTATCAAATTTTGACACATCATGCCGTCAGTTCGAGTCCTCGATAACAACATAAATTTTCGAGTTTCGAAGACAATCGTTTATACTTTCGAGCGACAACGGTTCTCAAATCGATCCTTAAGTAATCCAAAAAAGAATATTAGGTTGGCCAAGCCCGGCTTTAGAGGATTATAAGACGATTGAAAGTTGTCGTCTCGATCGCATGGTTCGGGACCGCGAAACGACCGAAGAATCCCTCGAGCATGTGTCTGATCAGGACATGCCCGTTATAATGCTTGCAAAAGCTTCCGCCTCAATCCACTTCGTGAAGTAATCTGTCAAGACCAGGACGAAGCATTTCTGTCGAGAACTCGGCATCGGGCCGATTATGTCCATTCCCCATCGCATGAAAGGGTATGGAGCTGTCATCGTTTGTAGCAACTGTGTCGGGGAGTGGATCGTTGAGGCATGTTGCTGGCACTGATCACATCGCTGGGCGTAAGCTTCGCAGTCTGCATTCATCGTTGGCCAGTAGAAACCGAGACTCTTTACTTTTAAAGCAAGTGCTCGACCTCCAGAATGATTTCCTGCGGCGCCTTCGTGCGTTTCAGCCATGACTAAATGCGTCTCTTCGCCATTGATGCACTTCAGAAGTACCTTGGTTGCGGTCCATCGGTGGAGTTCTCCGTCGAGGACGACATAGTGGGCACTCCGCGTCTTGAGTCGTCGTGCAATCCATTTCTCGGGAGGTAGCTTCCCATCGACCAGATAGTCAATAAATTCTGTTCTCCAGTCGTTGGTGTCGTCTGACACCTCTTCGAGGACTTGGTTCGCGGATGTGGCTTCGGTTATTGGCGCTACGATGGCGGCCCCGATGGGAGTCAGGTCAATGCTTGGTTTATCGATCTTGTGGATAGGGATGGTACGTTTCACCTGATCGCGCAACCTCCTACCTAAGGCAGCGAGAGCATCAGCGCATAAGTTCTCCCCCCTGGGGACTTTGGTGAGTTCGAAGAATTCGAAATCTTTGGCAAGTGTTTGAACGATCTTAAGGTATGCGTCCATTCGTTCGTTGCTGGCGTCATAGTCACCACTAAACTGACTGGTTACGATTTGTGAGTCGCAGTATGCGCTGAGGCGTTTTGCCTTGACTGCCTTGGCGAGTCTTAGTCCTGCGATCAACGACTCGTACTCTGCTTCATTGTTTGAAGCGGCGAAGCCGAAGCTGAACGACTGTCTGATCAGTTCTCTTGTCGGGGATTGCAGCTGCACTCCTGCCCCTGATTCTTTGTTTGCCGACGACCCGTCGACGTGGAGTATCCAATTTTGACTCGGGAGGATTAGATCTTGCTCGAGCTCTGGTGCTAGCTCGATGAGAAAGTCTGCGAAGACTTGAGATTTCGCAGCTGTTCGATTCTTGAAGACAATGTCGTGCTCTCTGAGTTCGATAGCCCACTTCGATAACCGTCCGGATTGATTTGTATTCTGCATTACCGTTCGCAATGGTTGATTTGTCAATACTTCGATTGTGTGCGACTGGAAGTAGGGACGCAGTTTTCTCGCCGATGTTACAACGGCAAGAGCCATCTTCTCAAGGGTGGGGTACCGAGTTTCTGGATCAGTCATGCGCTTGCTCGTGTAGAAGATAGGTTTCTGTTCTCCTCGATCCTCTCGGATGAGGACGCTGCTGACCGCGGTTGAGGATACGGCGATATAGAGTGAGAGTGTATCGCCAGTTTCGGGTTTGGATAATACGGGAGGAGTTGTAAGATACTCCTTGAGTTGTTTGAACGCCTCTTCGTACTTCTCGTCCCAGATGAAGCGTTTGTTTCCTCGCAACAACTCGTAGACATTCGATTGACGAGTCTTTGATAAGTCGCACCCGCGTTCTTGAGACCGAACGACATTACTTTGTAACAGTATGTCCCTCTATCGGTGTTAAACGCCGTCTTCTCTTGATCATCCAGATGCATCATGATCTGATTGTAACCAGAAAATGCGTCCATGAAGGTCAGGAGTTCATTCCCGGCAGTCGACTCGACGAGTCTGTCGATATGCGGGAGGGGGTAACTGTCTTTTGGGCAAGCTCTGTTCAAATCGGTAAAATCGACGCAAACACGCCACTTCCCGTTCTTCTTCTTTACGACGACCGGGTTAGCTAGTCACTCGGGGTATCGCGCCTCGGTGATTGAGCCAGCTGCGAGGAGTCGCTCAACTTCTTCGTTGACAGCTTTGCTTCGGTCGTGACCTAGCTTTCGTCTCTTCTGGCGAATCGGTTTGATGGTGGGATCGACATTCAACTCGCGGGATGTGATGGCGGGGTTTATTCCTTTCATATCCGACGTCGCCCAAGCAAACGTTGAAGCGTTCTCCTTGAGAAAGTTGATGATTGCGCGTTGCATCTCTTCGTCGAGGAAGGCTCCGACTCGGACTACTTTGCTCTTATCAGAGTCGTCGATGGTGGCTTCTAAAATCTCGTCTTTCTGTGGTTGGATTTGCTTTTCTATCGCGTTGATGCGAGGAGTTGATTGTTACATTTTCACCGTTGCGATGAGTAGTTCGCGAGCGGCCTACTGGTCTCCGCGAAGCGTATGCACTTCACCGTTTATTCCTGGAAACTTCACACACTGATGATATGTCGAAGACACTGCCTTAACAGAATGAAGCCAGGGGGTTCCGAGGATCGAGTTGTAAGGAGCTT
This genomic interval from Brassica oleracea var. oleracea cultivar TO1000 chromosome C2, BOL, whole genome shotgun sequence contains the following:
- the LOC106324334 gene encoding uncharacterized protein LOC106324334, with translation MDAFSGYNQIMMHLDDQEKTAFNTDRGTYCYKVMSFGLKNAGNKRFIWDEKYEEAFKQLKEYLTTPPVLSKPETGDTLSLYIAVSSTAVSSVLIREDRGEQKPIFYTSKRMTDPETRYPTLEKMALAVVTSARKLRPYFQSHTIEVLTNQPLRTVMQNTNQSGRLSKWAIELREHDIVFKNRTAAKSQVFADFLIELAPELEQDLILPSQNWILHVDGSSANKESGAGVQLQSPTRELIRQSFSFGFAASNNEAEYESLIAGLRLAKAVKAKRLSAYCDSQIVTSQFSGDYDASNERMDAYLKIVQTLAKDFEFFELTKVPRGENLCADALAALGRRLRDQVKRTIPIHKIDKPSIDLTPIGAAIVAPITEATSANQVLEEVSDDTNDWRTEFIDYLVDGKLPPEKWIARRLKTRSAHYVVLDGELHRWTATKVLLKCINGEETHLVMAETHEGAAGNHSGGRALALKVKSLGFYWPTMNADCEAYAQRCDQCQQHASTIHSPTQLLQTMTAPYPFMRWGMDIIGPMPSSRQKCFVLVLTDYFTKWIEAEAFASIITGMS